The Chanos chanos chromosome 16, fChaCha1.1, whole genome shotgun sequence genome has a window encoding:
- the nptxra gene encoding neuronal pentraxin receptor a — MVAFIGAVICIIAAVHSGSPAAAAAQPLSENQSLSPDAGLQTFAPGSAARTGPLDTLRGTDVGSRESSGPEAPTFYGINGVGTRRNGEQVTYSRLICTPVPAGECKPRNVQQQAEDPSLYADEDWGYLRTTAEELRQTVLQQKDEIVSDQRTIRELTGKLSECEKDLGGRSVPAKSAGLWGGKRAERDASVMRDEGLTQVPNARAVEELEKAIGEMRERIEKLEFEMGPLTLNFTEAGQRGAGGLSGAPSRRVEELEGELKKKVQQLEKERRGLHLQSHNHQKHIDHGIGEVRQRLTRLEQGKRDTGLALLFPRRSDSMVVVVNRPVAELHAFTVCLWLQPGDVGMATPFSYAVPDQTNALALLLGIGSQSELIINDHGEQLSLNVSVGKWQHICVSWSRRGGVWHVYQDGKLTAEGKDLATHHSIRPAGTLTLGQKQGFLRGGFDPVQSLVGDLSHFNLWDHRLTHADITRLAHCSRGILGNVVYWNHHEMELFGGVTLEHTQPCRARQ; from the exons ATGGTGGCTTTTATCGGCGCGGTAATCTGCATCATAGCTGCGGTCCACAGTGGCTCTCCAGCAGCCGCAGCAGCGCAGCCGTTGTCCGAGAATCAGTCACTTTCCCCGGATGCAGGGCTACAGACCTTCGCTCCAGGATCTGCAGCTCGGACTGGACCGCTGGACACTCTCCGTGGTACCGATGTTGGTAGCAGAGAGAGTAGCGGACCGGAGGCACCGACTTTTTATGGCATAAACGGTGTGGGCACCAGGAGAAACGGGGAGCAGGTGACCTACAGTAGGCTTATTTGCACCCCGGTACCCGCCGGAGAGTGCAAGCCGAGAAACGTTCAGCAACAAGCCGAGGATCCGTCACTGTATGCGGATGAAGACTGGGGTTATCTCCGCACTACAGCCGAGGAACTGCGGCAGACAGTGTTACAGCAAAAAGACGAGATTGTTAGCGACCAGCGTACTATACGCGAGCTGACCGGGAAGCTGTCAGAATGCGAGAAGGACCTGGGCGGACGGAGCGTGCCGGCCAAGAGCGCGGGGCTGTGGGGAGGCAAAAGAGCAGAACGCGACGCTTCAGTGATGCGCGATGAGGGACTGACTCAGGTGCCAAATGCGCGTGCAGTTGAAGAGCTGGAAAAAGCCATCGGTGAGATGAGAGAGCGCATAGAGAAACTGGAG TTTGAGATGGGACCCTTGACACTCAACTTTACCGAGGCAGGGCAGAGAGGGGCAGGAGGGCTCTCTGGCGCCCCCAGCAGGCGAGTGGAGGAACTGGAGGGAGAGTTAAAGAAAAAGGTGcagcagctggagaaagagaggagaggtctACATTTACAGAGCCATAATCACCAAAAACACATCGACCATGGGATTGGTGAAGTCCGCCAGCGCCTGACACGGCTGGAGCAGGGTAAGAGAGACACAGG TCTCGCGCTGTTGTTTCCACGACGTTCTGACTCCATGGTCGTGGTGGTGAATCGACCTGTTGCAGAACTACATGCTTTTACTGTCTGCTTGTGGCTGCAGCCTGGTGATGTCGGCATGGCGACGCCTTTCTCCTATGCTGTACCTGACCAGACAAATGCACTGGCACTTCTGCTGGGGAttggcagccaatcagagctcatCATTAATGACCAT GGGGAGCAGCTGTCTTTAAACGTGTCTGTGGGTAAGTGGCAGCATATTTGCGtgagctggagcaggagaggTGGAGTGTGGCATGTTTATCAGGATGGTAAACTGACAGCAGAGGGGAAGGATCTGGCAACCCACCACTCCATCAGACCAGcaggcacactcacactggGACAAAAACAG ggaTTCCTCAGGGGCGGGTTTGATCCAGTTCAGTCTCTGGTTGGAGATCTGTCCCATTTTAACCTATGGGATCACCGCCTCACACACGCTGACATCACCAGACTAGCTCACTGCAGCAGGGGAATTCTGGGTAATGTGGTCTACTGGAATCACCATGAGATGGAATTGTTTGGAGGAGTCACACTAGAGCATACACAACCCTGCAGAGCCCGGCAGTGA
- the cbx6b gene encoding chromobox protein homolog 6: protein MELSATGDRVFAAESILKRRVRKGRIEYLVKWKGWAVKYSTWEPEENILDDRLVAVFEQKEREQELYGPKKRGPKPRTLLLKARAQAAESSTLRHSRAHAPSKAPPRSSAPPSYTSSITPNAKLQSGSTQPKLKKDIHRCHRMSRRPLPSSQPIGSSNPFSSRPSISPFSETVRILNRKVKPREVKKGRVILNLKMIDKTGNSGAAGRRTPLQSPAPQLHVGRQKIPSCNRVIGKSRRFGEVTFGGRLGYSPVFGQQFGVHKVDPVQGHKHTESRETPKAAVSERPKGQTKVDSPHSLPSSEGSDCDPPAAAPTPPPSLAPPTLSSEPVEVKQSPAVQSTLPSSPMFSSSSSSSSEDSEHILDLSVPHEKDVKARRRHPHRRRRQCGMGGLPSAGVVPDAGESEELDWHPQMTPCSANVVVTDVTTNLLTVTIKEFCHPHGMTPPTSPCPGPKATPTASHPHL, encoded by the exons ATGGAGCTTTCTGCCACAGGGGATCGAGTGTTTGCAGCGGAATCCATTCTGAAACGCCGCGTCCGTAAG GGTCGGATTGAATATCTGGTAAAATGGAAAGGATGGGCCGTAAA GTACAGCACCTGGGAACCAGAGGAGAACATCCTAGATGACCGTTTAGTCGCCGTGTTTGAACAAAA agagagagaacaggaactGTACGGACCGAAGAAGAGAGGACCCAAACCCAGGACGCTGCTACTGAAG GCCAGGGCACAGGCGGCAGAGAGCTCCACCCTCAGACACAGTCGTGCACACGCCCCATCTAAAGCCCCGCCCCGCTCCTCAGCCCCTCCCTCCTATACCTCCTCCATCACCCCCAACGCTAAACTGCAGTCTGGCTCCACTCAGCCCAAACTAAAGAAGGACATCCACCGATGTCATCGCATGTCCCGCCGGCCACTCCCCTCTTCTCAGCCAATCGGATCATCCAACCCATTCTCGTCCCGCCCCTCCATCAGCCCGTTCTCGGAGACGGTACGAATCCTTAACCGAAAGGTCAAACCTCGCGAGGTCAAAAAGGGGCGTGTCATCCTCAACCTGAAAATGATTGACAAGACGGGAAACAGCGGTGCTGCGGGTAGGAGGACTCCCTTACAGAGCCCCGCCCCTCAGCTGCATGTCGGGAGGCAGAAAATTCCATCGTGCAACAGAGTGATTGGGAAGAGCCGACGTTTCGGGGAGGTCACCTTCGGGGGGCGTTTGGGATACTCCCCTGTTTTCGGACAGCAGTTTGGGGTGCATAAAGTTGACCCTGTTCaaggtcacaaacacactgagagcagagagacCCCAAAGGCTGCGGTATCAGAGAGGCCAAAAGGCCAGACCAAGGTTGATTCACCCCATTCTTTACCCAGCTCTGAGGGATCAGACTGTGACCCCCCTGCCGCTGCACCAACCCCTCCACCCTCTTTAGCTCCTCCTACTCTCAGCTCTGAGCCAGTGGAAGTGAAGCAGAGTCCAGCTGTCCAGTCAACTTTGCCTTCCTCCCCTatgttctcctcttcctcctcctcttcctcggaGGACAGTGAACACATTCTCGATCTGTCAGTTCCGCACGAAAAAGACGTTAAAGCCAGACGACGGCATCCTCACCGTCGGCGACGGCAGTGCGGCATGGGCGGTTTGCCCAGTGCAGGGGTGGTGCCGGACGCTGGGGAGTCAGAGGAGCTGGACTGGCACCCTCAGATGACACCCTGCAGTGCCAATGTGGTGGTGACAGACGTCACCACCAACCTCCTCACCGTCACTATCAAAGAGTTCTGCCACCCTCATGGTATGACTCCGCCCACTTCCCCGTGTCCTGGACCCAAAGCCACACCCACCGCCTCACACCCACACCTATAa
- the baiap2l2a gene encoding brain-specific angiogenesis inhibitor 1-associated protein 2-like protein 2 codes for MSGLNTDQVHRSTLGIYTNILDQFNPSLQRLVALGNSYIQAFQALALSSEAYFNALAKIGEQAQQTKSSRSLGDVLIQISQSQRRLTSELEGMFRWFNNEILQMMDSNVRLDKDYIAGSRRQYEMEVRNQATALERQLGRGGPPDNGEYMQFLKFSQNEALKEEERRYRFLAEKHCRLTQTIALLMNRTGGTLQQRAEEWGNQVNETRASGPRTPSRLEEPMADVRGYQWGNRDEPQLGRVPSRAPSPQPSRSRSSSFGESLGGAKSMRALVAHPPSTNSTLLPFSRGDNITLLVPQPRNGWFYGRAESTGRQGWFPAAYVGPIEEPQEPPGPSSSSLRTSHSMSDLLDHQSTARKQSAAPPPPAPPTTRSTNSRQMTPTPSQNRRQEDYGQRPQLFPRGTNPFATVKLRPTQTNDRSAPRIF; via the exons ATGTCTGGACTAAACACGGACCAGGTGCACCGTTCCACACTAGGCATCTATACG AATATACTGGACCAGTTTAACCCCAGCCTACAGAGACTGGTAGCACTGGGAAACAGTTACATTCAGGCTTTCCAAG ctcTAGCTTTGTCAAGTGAAGCGTACTTCAATGCTCTGGCCAAAATTGGTGAACAAGCTCAACAGACTAAATCATCAAGATCTTTGG gtgATGTACTGATCCAGATTTCGCAGAGCCAGAGGAGACTGACCAGTGAGCTGGAGGGAATG ttTCGCTGGTTCAATAATGAGATTCTTCAGATGATGGACAGTAACGTGCGTCTGGATAAAGACTACATTGCA GGCAGCCGAAGGCAGTACGAGATGGAAGTTAGGAATCAGGCAACAGCCCTGGAGAGACAGCTGGGGAGAGGGGGCCCAccg GACAATGGAGAGTACATGCAGTTCCTAAAGTTCAGTCAGAATGAGGccctgaaggaggaggagaggcgaTACCGCTTTCTGGCCGAGAAACACTGTAGACTCACGCAGACAATAGCCCTGCTCATGAACAGg ACAGGGGGCACTcttcagcagagagcagaggaatggGGCAACCAGGTGAATGAAACAAGGGCGTCTGGTCCCCGCACTCCGTCTCGCCTGGAGGAGCCAATG gctgATGTCCGTGGTTATCAATGGGGTAACAGAGATGAGCCCCAGCTGGGCAGAGTGCCCTCTAGAG ctccatcACCTCAGCCGTCTCGTTCTCGTTCGAGCTCGTTTGGAGAGTCTCTGGGTGGAGCTAAGTCGATGCGCGCTCTGGTGGCACATCCTCCTTCTACTAACTCCACCCTCCTGCCGTTCAGTCGCGGCGACAACATCACTCTCCTCGTCCCACAGCCAAGAAACGGATGGTTTTATGGACGGGCAGAGAGCACTGGACG TCAGGGTTGGTTCCCTGCAGCTTACGTAGGACCCATAGAGGAACCTCAAGAACCACCTGGACCTAG CTCCAGCAGCCTCAGGACCAGCCACAGCATGAGTGACCTTCTAGACCACCAATCAACTGCCAGAAAACAGTCAGCAGCCCCGCCTCCGCCTGCCCCTCCAACAACGAGATCTACTAATTCCCGTCAAATGACTCCAACTCCTTCACAGAACAGA AGACAGGAAGACTATGGACAGAGACCACAACTCTTCCctag AGGCACCAACCCATTTGCCACTGTGAAGCTGAGACCGACCCAAACGAATGACAGATCAGCACCAAGGATTTTCTaa